Genomic DNA from Candidatus Binataceae bacterium:
CGCCGGGAGCTCCCCTTTGAGCGCACGTGGAGAAATGAGCGGCTCCGCCCCGCGAACGTGTATGTCCTGAATTTGGCGCATTTCCGAACAACTACTAATATCGGAAAGCCTCCATGCAGCAAAATACGCGTCAATCTTCCCCTGGTCGGTTCGATGACGCACCTACTCTCCAATTAGGCGAGAGAGCGATATGATGAGCCAAATGCGCTCTGATTGTTGCAGCTGAGGCTCTTTGGACCGCCTTCTGAAAGGCCACTGTGAGCGAGCAGACTGAACTATCTCCCCTTCCGAAAACGCCCGTCAGTCCGGGAATTATCCCCTGGTGGCGGCGCCCTCTCTTTTGGCGGGCCATGGCAGGAATGGGGCTCGCCGTGGCGCTGGCCGCGCTCATCGTGTTGGCAGAGTTCTCGCGGGTACTGAGCCACCGCACCACGAACTACCTTCGCCACCTGCACGCGATGAACCAGACCGTTCAGCAATTGAAGCGGCGAATCGTTTCGGTGGAACGGCGCAGCGCGACCGTGGCGGAGCGGGCATCTGCCGACGAAACTTTGAAGCGCATAGTGGCCGCGCCCGATTTACGGACCATCAAGCTCACTGGTGCGGACGGGGCGAAAGCAGCAGGTGCACGGGTCCCACTTCCGTCCGGAACTCTCGCGATGAGCGCCGCTCAACGTGCGGCGGTTCTTCAGGTCGCCGGAATAAGGGCCGCGACGAAGGGCACCGTCTATCGGGTGTGGTGGGAGGAGAAACGCAAGCCCGAAACCCTGGCGGCCGAATTCATTCCTGACTCGGACGGCAAAGCAACAGTCCCGATGCCAATGCCGCCGCAACAAGCCTCGACGGTTACTGTAACGCGCGAAGTCGGTACCGATGCGCCCAAGCCATCGGGAGCCACCGTATTGAAAGGCCGAATAACCTCGGCGCCTTCGCGTTAATCAAATTTTCGAATTCCCGAAGTAGATCGGTCAAGGAGTCATTTTTCTCAGAAACAGCCCGTCCTGACAGAAATGAATAACCGTTCCCGAAATAGTGATCGCAGATGATGAGACATCTATTCCTGGCTGCTCTGACTGCGACGCTGAGCGCCCTCTCGCCAATTTCCTTTCCTGGTGGCGAAAGCGGCGTCGGCTTCGACGACCTCGGCTTCGCGCCATCGCTTCATCGCGTGCTCGTTCCGGGCGGGCGTACTGGAAAGCTGATGCTCATCGATCCAGAAACTCGGAGAACCGAAATCATTTCAGGATTCACCCAGGGTGCTGAGTACGGCGGTGGCCACGGAGAGGGAATCACCTCGGCGGACGAAGGCCCGGGCGTCATTTTCGTCACCGATCGCGGTTCGAAGCGCCTGAATGTCGTCGATAAGCAATCGGGGAAAATCGTTGCGACCGCTCCGCTCGGGGCAGGTCCCGACTACGTGCGTTTCGTCACGGAGTCCAACGAAGTGTGGGTGACGGAGCCGCGCGTGCAAGGAATCGAAGTTTTCTCGCTGCCGGCCAACGGAATACTCCGGCCGGTCTACTCCGGTTTCATCGAAGTACCCGGGGGACCCGAGGCGCTCGTGATCGGTCATCGGCAAAAGCGTGCCTATGCCAATCTATGGAGTGACACGTCGGTGGTGATCGATCTGAAGAGCCGAAAAGTCATAAGCCGCTGGCCCAACGGATGCAAAGGCTCGCGCGGCCTCGCGCTCGACGCCGAGCATGGATTCCTGTTCGTTGGATGTGAAGAGGGCAAAGTAAGCGCCCTGGGCACTGCGGACGGCAAACAGCTGGGCGAAGCATCATCAGGAGCTGGCGTCGACATCATCGCATACAATCCGGAACTCGCGCATCTCTACTTACCCGGAGGAGAGAGCGCGACGATGGCGACGATCGGCATCTCCTCGGATGGCAAGCCCTCGGTGCTTGGCACGGTCTCGACCGCCAGCGACTCGCATTGCGTGACCACCGACGGTCGAGACCAAGTTTACGTGTGCGACCCCGGGCACGGCCGAATTCTCGTGTTCAAGGATTCCCTGCCTGCTTCCAAGTAAGCCAGTGGCTGGTACCCAAAAGTTCGGCTATCGAGTCATTGTGAGCGAAGCCAAGGTCTCGCGCGTCTCCATGCAGCAACGCGACAGCAATCTAAGCCAGAAAATCTTGCAGCGCTCGCAATGCGACCGGCTCGTTCAACCACGGCGTATGTCCCACACCTGGCACTTCGACGGCGCGCGTTCCCGGGAGGACCGAGAGCATCTTGCTTACGGTCTCGCCCGTCAGCGCAGTGCTTTCAGCGCCGCGCACGATCAACACGGACGCTTTCACCTTCTGGTAAAATGACCACATCTGGATAACCCTGCCGCCGATGGCACCGCCAGTCGCTGCGCCGGAGTTCACCGCTGGATCGGTCTTCCACACCAGCAATCCGTCCGCGCCGATCTTCACCGAGTCGGCGGTCAATTTCTCCGCAACCAACTCCGGCAACAACGCGACGGGATGAAACG
This window encodes:
- a CDS encoding anti-sigma factor — encoded protein: MSEQTELSPLPKTPVSPGIIPWWRRPLFWRAMAGMGLAVALAALIVLAEFSRVLSHRTTNYLRHLHAMNQTVQQLKRRIVSVERRSATVAERASADETLKRIVAAPDLRTIKLTGADGAKAAGARVPLPSGTLAMSAAQRAAVLQVAGIRAATKGTVYRVWWEEKRKPETLAAEFIPDSDGKATVPMPMPPQQASTVTVTREVGTDAPKPSGATVLKGRITSAPSR